The Bicyclus anynana chromosome 3, ilBicAnyn1.1, whole genome shotgun sequence genome has a window encoding:
- the LOC112049737 gene encoding uncharacterized protein LOC112049737 — protein MIFVKSSIFLLLFFIKCGYSAIKLIFAHIDSYKKHTCININSSIKILTDLKERMFSRKTIQIVFLALARLVCVEGDHSQPATTCEEFERGARFNAYDIVDSQWKIIFFWSETTELKPIIFSLVDKKLEFRKNCNILRKLIFTYILYETTMFDIRVSKTRTKVKVPATVSLYRMSASLIFYKEKLLRMQYFFLICAVCAPNDHCFVIVPLLYQSLVFISGRPHPPPLLKLADLRFKLVDRYMGMMCCEDHTAFVLVRADEVPSTERECLDIASHIGFKGPGGRSYLYVKNLTRTEL, from the exons atgatatttgtaaaaagttcaatttttttgttgctCTTTTTCATTAAGTGCGGTTATTCTGCAATTAAACTAATCTTTGCTCACATTGATTCATATAAAAAGCATAcatgtataaacataaacagcagtataaaaatacttactgaCCTGAAAGAGAGGATGTTTTCTCGGAAGACAATTCAAATTGTTTTTCTCGCCCTTGCGAGGCTCGTCTGTGTTGAGGGAGACCATTCACAACCCGCTACAACTTGCGAAGAGTTTGAACGCGGCGCGCGATTCAATGCCTACGATATTGTGGACTCTCAGTGGAAAATCATATTCTTCTGGTCTGAAACTACAGAACTTAAGCCGATTATATTTTCGTTGGTTGACAAAAAg ttagaattcaggaaaaattgtaatattctaAGAAAACTCATTTTCACctacattttgtatgaaacgACTATGTTTGATATACGAGTATCCAAAACGAGGACGAAAGTCAAAGTTCCGGCTACCGTTTCTCTTTATAGAATGTCGGCTTCGCTGATATTCTATAAAGAGAAACTTTTACGGAtgcaatacttttttttaatctgtgcgGTGTGTGCCCCTAATGACCACTGCTTTGTTATTGTTCCATTACTGTACCAGTCGTTGGTTTTTATTTCAGGCCGCCCACATCCGCCGCCGCTGTTAAAACTCGCTGATTTACGATTTAAATTAGTGGATCGATATATGGGTATGATGTGCTGCGAGGACCACACGGCCTTTGTCTTAGTACGAGCTGACGAGGTGCCGTCCACAGAGCGGGAGTGTTTGGATATAGCATCTCATATTGGCTTCAAAGGACCAGGTGGAAGATCTTACTTGTATGTCAAAAATTTGACACGTACAGAATTATAA